From a region of the Syngnathoides biaculeatus isolate LvHL_M chromosome 2, ASM1980259v1, whole genome shotgun sequence genome:
- the b3galt4 gene encoding beta-1,3-galactosyltransferase 1 → MVVRGLWMCTPRVGKRGSRSGLLSCLCATTVSAAVCALLFMDLVEYWITTLGMSAVSEPHTVIFPPQSVPPTRPEEFLLMPSPLVCQRAKPYLISMVTSAPAHHRARQAIRDTWGGETEVRGLRVMTLFMLGVASDPGLTKLLIEEAREQGDLVQARFLDTYSNLTLKTVAMQSWVRRFCPQAHFVAKVDDDVLFNPSALLHLLNKSRSPYEQADLYLGRVHLHVAPNRNQESKHYLPKEAYSPSVFPDYCSGSAYVMSRSALLKISLAASPLTLSTVHPPEDVFVGLCARAAGIAPTHSPLFSGGPPVPYWRCCYQAMVSVHRISPKDMLRYWTDIHSSGQCPWLRMRTSLSMCKVGALLGSALGLQEEP, encoded by the coding sequence ATGGTCGTCCGGGGCCTATGGATGTGCACGCCCCGGGTTGGAAAACGAGGGAGCCGCTCCGGTCTCCTGTCTTGCCTTTGCGCGACAACCGTTAGCGCCGCTGTTTGCGCGTTGCTCTTCATGGACCTCGTCGAGTACTGGATCACGACCTTGGGCATGAGCGCTGTGTCGGAGCCCCACACAGTTATCTTCCCCCCGCAGAGCGTGCCTCCCACTCGACCCGAGGAGTTCCTACTCATGCCCAGTCCACTAGTATGCCAGCGAGCCAAGCCCTATCTCATTAGCATGGTTACCTCAGCCCCTGCTCACCACAGGGCACGTCAGGCCATCAGGGACACTTGGGGTGGAGAAACCGAAGTAAGGGGCTTGAGGGTCATGACCCTTTTCATGCTGGGTGTGGCATCTGACCCAGGACTGACTAAACTGCTCATAGAGGAGGCCAGGGAGCAAGGGGACCTGGTTCAGGCACGGTTCCTGGACACCTATTCCAATCTGACCCTGAAGACTGTAGCTATGCAGAGCTGGGTGCGCCGCTTCTGCCCCCAGGCTCACTTTGTGGCCAAGGTGGATGACGATGTCCTGTTCAATCCCAGCGCACTCCTTCACCTGCTCAACAAGAGTCGCAGCCCATACGAACAGGCAGACTTGTATCTGGGCAGGGTGCATCTCCACGTGGCCCCGAACCGGAACCAGGAAAGCAAGCATTACCTGCCAAAGGAGGCCTACTCACCCTCTGTTTTTCCAGACTATTGCAGTGGTTCAGCCTATGTTATGTCCCGCTCTGCACTGCTCAAAATATCCTTGGCTGCCTCTCCGTTAACTCTATCCACAGTTCATCCCCCCGAGGATGTGTTTGTGGGTCTGTGCGCCCGTGCAGCCGGCATAGCACCCACGCACTCGCCCCTGTTCTCTGGTGGTCCTCCTGTGCCTTATTGGCGCTGCTGTTATCAAGCCATGGTGTCGGTGCACCGCATCTCACCCAAAGATATGTTGCGATACTGGACTGACATCCACTCATCTGGGCAGTGCCCTTGGCTGAGAATGCGAACGTCACTGTCGATGTGCAAAGTCGGCGCCCTGCTGGGCTCGGCTCTCGGCCTCCAGGAGGAGCCGTGA